A stretch of Fusobacterium sp. DNA encodes these proteins:
- a CDS encoding radical SAM protein, producing the protein MGIRYNKITDKHQREIVLLKSFPCKYGKCSFCNYIEDNSLDEKEIDIVNMEALKKVTGEFEVLEVINSGSVFELTPKTLEEIKRIVIEKSIKVLYFEIYYGYIKRLKEIERYFPGVEIRFRMGVETFDNDFRVRVYNKNFIMKNEDIEKISKELFSVCLLVCVKGQTKEMIENDIKIALENFQGVTINIFINNGTVIERDDNLVKWFIKKYSYLTSDNKVELLLDNKDLGVFEQ; encoded by the coding sequence ATGGGAATAAGATACAATAAAATCACTGATAAACATCAAAGAGAAATAGTTCTTTTAAAAAGCTTTCCATGTAAATATGGAAAATGTAGTTTTTGCAATTATATAGAGGATAATTCTTTAGATGAAAAGGAAATTGATATTGTAAATATGGAAGCTTTAAAAAAAGTAACAGGAGAATTTGAAGTTTTAGAAGTTATAAATTCTGGATCAGTTTTTGAACTGACACCAAAAACTTTAGAAGAAATAAAAAGAATAGTTATAGAAAAGAGCATAAAAGTTCTTTATTTTGAAATTTATTATGGATATATAAAAAGACTCAAAGAAATTGAGAGATATTTTCCAGGAGTAGAAATACGTTTTAGAATGGGAGTAGAAACATTTGATAATGATTTTAGAGTGAGAGTATATAATAAAAACTTTATTATGAAAAATGAAGACATAGAGAAAATAAGTAAGGAATTATTTTCTGTATGTCTATTAGTATGTGTAAAAGGTCAAACAAAAGAAATGATAGAAAATGATATAAAAATTGCTTTAGAAAATTTTCAAGGGGTAACAATAAATATTTTTATTAATAATGGAACAGTAATAGAAAGAGATGATAATCTGGTGAAATGGTTTATAAAGAAATATTCATATTTAACATCTGATAACAAGGTAGAATTACTTCTTGATAACAAAGATCTAGGAGTTTTTGAACAATAA
- a CDS encoding adhesion protein FadA, translated as MKKLLVVGTILLSASAFSTGVTAEFESRFNTLEQEYNMLMQKEDERYNSEKQIAETAKATLAKQRELYNQISTKAGKLGQIKDVKFYKEQYGELAKKYQDALKELEGQMKEQESIINRFQQLQAVKEGK; from the coding sequence ATGAAAAAACTATTAGTAGTAGGAACAATTTTATTATCAGCATCAGCATTTTCTACAGGGGTGACAGCAGAATTTGAAAGCCGTTTCAATACTCTAGAACAAGAATACAATATGCTTATGCAAAAAGAAGATGAGAGATATAATTCTGAAAAACAAATAGCTGAAACTGCAAAAGCAACTTTAGCTAAACAAAGAGAATTATATAACCAAATTTCAACTAAAGCAGGGAAATTAGGACAAATCAAAGATGTTAAATTCTACAAAGAACAATATGGAGAATTAGCTAAAAAATATCAAGATGCACTTAAAGAATTAGAAGGACAAATGAAAGAGCAAGAAAGTATCATCAACAGATTCCAACAATTACAAGCTGTAAAAGAAGGAAAATAA
- a CDS encoding HU family DNA-binding protein has product MKEKDFIKVYKEERNLKNLKEAQHRISTFWETVEEILQEDKKLVFKGWGIFEIKPVRAREYCDPRIKKIKKTLPKNKLVFRQGKILKENINVD; this is encoded by the coding sequence ATGAAAGAGAAAGATTTTATAAAAGTTTACAAAGAAGAAAGAAATCTAAAGAACTTAAAAGAAGCTCAACATAGAATTTCAACTTTTTGGGAAACTGTAGAAGAAATACTTCAAGAAGATAAAAAATTAGTATTCAAAGGTTGGGGAATATTTGAAATAAAACCTGTAAGAGCTAGAGAATACTGTGATCCTAGAATAAAAAAAATTAAGAAAACTTTACCTAAAAATAAATTGGTTTTCAGACAGGGAAAAATACTTAAAGAAAATATCAATGTTGACTAG
- a CDS encoding ABC transporter permease, which produces MKNREKIKIYINIFYALVWFIPLYFFMKDFFKVEDVNIIFEKKTLDIILFSIKQGVYSTAAALLIAIIPAYFAAYEKGIVSRLLHGLLFIPFFFPIISTVTIFSIIFNIEFFKNLGILYSLKAIIIANVFYNSPIFIKYISEGLKRVPKELIEALKMEGAGNIRIFFSGQLPLILPQIFRGFILVFTYCFTGFGIILSLGGIRFSTLEVEIASTLMGELNFSKAMIFGMIQFLILIMLNLTGVFVKEYELEGEAEYKKQNIFFRGYSIIYLFLQYLIVASSFLFSFYNYYTGEFSIKAYLRIFSKDFNEDYEVIKGIINSIGISAAVSFLSIIAIYFIIKNYSRITDVIIFSNLGISGAFLAVALFYLNVLFNVPLLLLLGTGYILVSIPIGYSFMYQYIKKFPVNILESSLLDCSNGFERFIYIEFPILKNIFLSAFLQIFAIVFGEFTIGYTMQLGDIVPVASLVNYSLVSNKKYLESAAFSSVILLIVFSLFILGEYLKDKKQ; this is translated from the coding sequence ATGAAGAATAGAGAAAAAATAAAAATTTATATAAATATATTTTATGCACTAGTATGGTTTATCCCTTTATATTTTTTTATGAAAGATTTTTTTAAAGTAGAGGATGTAAATATTATTTTTGAAAAAAAAACTCTTGATATAATTTTATTTTCAATAAAACAAGGGGTGTATTCAACAGCAGCAGCTCTTCTTATAGCAATTATACCAGCATATTTTGCAGCTTATGAAAAAGGGATAGTAAGCAGACTTCTTCATGGCCTTCTTTTTATCCCATTCTTTTTTCCAATAATATCTACAGTCACAATATTTTCAATTATTTTTAATATAGAATTTTTCAAAAATCTGGGAATATTGTATTCACTTAAAGCTATTATCATAGCCAATGTATTTTATAATTCACCTATATTTATAAAGTACATCAGTGAAGGGCTGAAAAGAGTGCCTAAGGAGCTCATAGAGGCTTTAAAAATGGAAGGAGCAGGAAATATAAGAATATTTTTTTCAGGACAGCTTCCATTAATACTGCCACAGATATTTAGAGGATTTATTTTGGTGTTTACTTATTGCTTTACAGGATTTGGAATAATTTTATCTCTTGGAGGGATAAGGTTTTCTACCTTAGAAGTGGAAATAGCATCTACACTTATGGGAGAACTTAATTTTTCTAAGGCAATGATTTTTGGAATGATTCAATTTCTTATATTAATAATGCTTAATTTAACAGGAGTATTTGTTAAAGAGTATGAACTGGAAGGAGAAGCAGAATATAAAAAACAAAATATATTCTTTAGAGGATATTCAATTATTTATCTGTTTTTGCAATATTTAATAGTTGCTTCAAGCTTTCTTTTTTCTTTCTATAATTATTATACTGGAGAGTTTTCAATTAAAGCTTATTTGAGAATATTTTCAAAAGATTTCAATGAAGATTATGAAGTGATAAAAGGAATAATAAATTCTATAGGAATATCTGCAGCAGTAAGTTTTCTTTCAATAATAGCAATTTATTTTATAATTAAAAATTACAGTAGAATAACAGATGTAATAATTTTTTCAAATCTTGGAATATCAGGAGCTTTTTTAGCAGTAGCACTTTTTTATTTAAATGTGCTTTTTAATGTTCCTTTGCTCTTATTACTTGGAACAGGATATATTCTGGTAAGTATTCCAATTGGTTATTCTTTTATGTATCAATATATAAAAAAATTTCCAGTAAATATTCTGGAGAGTTCTTTATTAGATTGCAGCAATGGATTTGAAAGATTTATATACATTGAATTTCCAATTTTAAAAAATATTTTTTTATCAGCATTTCTGCAGATATTTGCAATTGTTTTTGGAGAATTTACAATAGGATATACTATGCAGTTAGGGGATATAGTTCCTGTAGCTTCATTAGTAAACTATTCTCTGGTATCTAATAAAAAATATTTAGAAAGTGCAGCTTTTAGTTCAGTGATACTTTTGATAGTATTTTCATTATTTATTTTAGGAGAGTATTTAAAGGATAAAAAACAGTAA
- a CDS encoding tyrosine-type recombinase/integrase, with protein MDKRGQEVKYICKEDLKKLRKYFKLNDKVVILALINIGVNVGLRISDLSKIRFEDINVEYVVKLKEKKTKKMREIKLNTVCQNSIEELKRYYETLGYSREKGFLFKSLNRKYVKELFDKPISTVSISKYLNQAKADLNIAYPIGTHSLRKTWGHTVYRGTLDIALVMSIFNHSSAEQTLKYIGIEQEMINKVYDKFKI; from the coding sequence ATGGATAAAAGAGGACAGGAAGTTAAATATATTTGTAAGGAAGATTTAAAAAAATTAAGAAAATATTTTAAATTAAATGATAAAGTTGTAATTTTAGCATTGATAAATATAGGTGTAAATGTTGGTTTAAGAATTTCTGATTTGTCAAAAATAAGATTTGAAGATATTAACGTGGAGTATGTTGTGAAATTAAAAGAGAAGAAAACTAAAAAGATGAGGGAGATTAAGTTAAATACAGTTTGTCAGAATTCAATTGAAGAATTAAAGAGATATTATGAGACATTAGGTTATTCTAGAGAAAAAGGATTTTTATTTAAATCTTTAAATAGAAAATATGTAAAAGAATTGTTTGATAAGCCTATTTCAACTGTCTCAATAAGTAAATATTTAAATCAGGCTAAGGCAGATTTAAATATTGCATATCCCATTGGAACTCATTCTTTAAGAAAAACATGGGGGCACACAGTTTATAGAGGAACTTTAGACATAGCATTGGTAATGTCTATATTTAATCATTCTTCAGCAGAACAAACATTAAAATATATAGGAATAGAGCAAGAAATGATTAACAAAGTATATGATAAATTCAAGATATGA
- a CDS encoding HU family DNA-binding protein, which translates to MNKKDFIKLYRKKLNNLTIAEAKEDVEAILEIIEAGLKKDGKVQFFNKGVFTVGNIKPKTISNPKTRELMQTTEMKKVKFNASFKLKDKIQDKK; encoded by the coding sequence ATGAATAAGAAAGATTTTATTAAACTATACAGAAAAAAATTAAATAATTTAACAATTGCAGAAGCAAAAGAAGATGTAGAAGCAATATTGGAAATTATAGAAGCTGGTTTAAAAAAAGATGGTAAGGTACAATTCTTCAATAAAGGAGTATTTACTGTTGGAAATATAAAACCTAAAACTATAAGTAATCCAAAAACTAGAGAACTTATGCAGACAACTGAAATGAAAAAAGTAAAGTTTAATGCTTCATTTAAGTTAAAAGATAAAATTCAAGATAAAAAATAA
- a CDS encoding queuosine precursor transporter, whose amino-acid sequence MRNEFLWAVMLLINFLAIIFAYSRFGKIGLYIWIPISTILANIQVVMLVDLFGFGTTLGNILYAGGFLVTDILAENYGKEYAKKAVKIGFFSLLAMTLIMQVAVAFIPSNVEEGLITFNGVKRIFDFMPRIAVASLVSYWISQSHDIWAYEMWKKKFSERKHIWIRNNMSTLISQLIDNTIFTLIAFWGIYPKEVLLEIFITTYCMKFIVAVFDTPFVYIANHLKLNGKIKETEL is encoded by the coding sequence ATGAGAAACGAATTTTTGTGGGCAGTAATGCTGCTGATAAATTTTTTAGCAATAATATTTGCTTATTCTAGATTTGGAAAAATAGGATTGTATATTTGGATACCAATTTCAACTATATTAGCTAATATTCAAGTAGTTATGTTGGTGGACTTATTTGGATTTGGTACCACTCTAGGAAATATACTTTATGCTGGCGGATTCTTGGTGACAGATATTCTTGCTGAAAATTATGGAAAAGAATATGCCAAAAAAGCTGTAAAAATAGGATTTTTTTCTTTGTTGGCAATGACATTAATAATGCAGGTAGCTGTAGCATTTATACCTTCTAATGTGGAGGAAGGTTTAATTACTTTCAATGGGGTAAAAAGAATATTTGATTTTATGCCAAGAATAGCAGTAGCTTCCCTTGTATCTTATTGGATATCTCAAAGTCATGATATATGGGCATACGAAATGTGGAAAAAAAAGTTTAGTGAAAGAAAACATATTTGGATTAGAAATAACATGAGTACATTGATAAGTCAGCTTATAGATAATACTATTTTTACACTGATAGCTTTTTGGGGTATTTATCCTAAAGAAGTATTATTAGAAATATTTATCACTACTTATTGTATGAAATTTATAGTAGCAGTTTTTGATACACCATTTGTGTATATTGCTAATCATTTAAAATTAAATGGAAAAATAAAAGAAACAGAGTTATAA
- a CDS encoding HdeD family acid-resistance protein, with product MANEKFYIDVFDLGGLKKIWYYYLIIGILLAITGLIGIFNPLGFSISLIYVLSWGFLLMGLLNIYYAYQGRKNKYFHWGIVLVSGIIDILAAISIFYNPFESAVILLIYLGILMLFRGFSLIFTRGKAIADEIPEVHNIRSILVMRGILDIIFGILLVVCPLLMGYLLPITIGFYLLFMGILFIIYSIQIKRA from the coding sequence ATGGCTAATGAAAAATTTTATATTGATGTGTTTGATTTAGGAGGCTTAAAAAAAATATGGTATTACTATCTTATAATTGGTATTCTCCTTGCAATAACAGGTTTGATTGGAATATTTAATCCACTTGGCTTTTCTATTTCTCTTATTTATGTTTTAAGCTGGGGATTCTTGTTAATGGGGCTTCTCAATATTTACTATGCATACCAAGGAAGAAAAAATAAATATTTTCATTGGGGAATAGTATTAGTGAGTGGTATAATTGATATTCTAGCTGCTATTTCAATATTCTACAACCCTTTTGAAAGTGCTGTAATACTTCTAATATATTTAGGTATACTTATGTTATTCAGAGGTTTTTCACTTATATTTACAAGAGGAAAAGCTATTGCTGATGAAATACCAGAAGTACATAATATAAGATCCATTTTAGTAATGAGAGGTATTCTAGATATAATCTTTGGTATTTTATTAGTAGTTTGCCCTCTTTTAATGGGGTACTTACTTCCTATTACCATTGGATTTTATCTTTTATTTATGGGAATACTATTTATAATATATAGTATTCAAATTAAAAGAGCATAA
- the rnmV gene encoding ribonuclease M5, with the protein MRKSIKEIIVVEGRDDISAVKAAVDAEIIQVNGFAVRKQGTIEKIRVANQKKGIIILTDPDHAGEEIRKYIHKFFPEAKDAYIRRIEGTKDGDIGVENASPEAIIKALEKARCSVMEEKTTIFTMDYLMDCGLVGSGDASVRREKVGGKLGIGYSNGKQFLSRLNRYGITKEEFEEALKSI; encoded by the coding sequence ATGAGAAAAAGTATAAAAGAAATAATTGTTGTAGAAGGAAGAGATGATATATCAGCAGTAAAAGCTGCTGTTGATGCTGAAATAATACAGGTAAATGGATTTGCTGTAAGAAAACAGGGAACTATTGAAAAAATAAGAGTGGCAAACCAAAAAAAAGGGATAATAATTCTTACTGATCCAGATCATGCTGGTGAAGAAATTAGAAAATATATACATAAATTTTTCCCAGAGGCAAAAGATGCTTATATCAGAAGAATAGAAGGAACAAAAGATGGAGATATAGGTGTAGAGAATGCCTCTCCTGAAGCTATTATAAAGGCATTAGAGAAAGCTAGATGTAGTGTGATGGAAGAGAAGACCACAATATTTACAATGGATTATCTAATGGATTGTGGACTTGTAGGAAGTGGAGATGCAAGTGTTAGGAGAGAAAAAGTTGGAGGGAAATTAGGAATTGGATATTCCAATGGAAAACAATTCTTATCAAGATTAAATAGATATGGAATAACTAAAGAAGAATTTGAAGAAGCACTGAAGAGTATCTGA
- a CDS encoding adhesion protein FadA, giving the protein MKIKTTMLLGAALLLVSSVSLAAPTPAVDSRFSQLEAELKMLEQKENERFKEEEQIAKSAQNNLNVLTNLRNKCGERINYMTSMEGRSIYSNEMKNLLKQYQGFLTEIDKQAKVEERKIFEFNQLKSLRAE; this is encoded by the coding sequence ATGAAAATAAAAACAACTATGTTATTAGGAGCAGCATTATTATTAGTATCAAGCGTATCTTTAGCAGCACCAACACCAGCAGTAGATTCAAGATTTTCTCAATTAGAAGCAGAATTAAAAATGCTTGAGCAAAAAGAAAATGAAAGATTCAAAGAAGAAGAACAAATAGCAAAATCGGCTCAAAATAATTTAAATGTACTTACTAATCTTAGAAATAAATGTGGAGAAAGAATTAACTACATGACTTCTATGGAAGGAAGAAGTATCTATTCTAATGAAATGAAAAACTTATTAAAACAATACCAAGGTTTTCTTACAGAAATTGATAAACAAGCTAAAGTAGAAGAAAGAAAAATATTTGAATTTAATCAATTAAAAAGTTTAAGAGCAGAGTAA
- a CDS encoding alpha/beta hydrolase, translated as MIILGIFYIITYPYKSKLLRKLKRVNSFEEVEFIKNSDTNYSNISQEEINKYITLEEKNIKSSFVNEEMKYTIISPKNKIKNNIPCLFLLHGLRDENNDWLEKGKLLENYISLLKKGEINPMIFILVSSGGDGQSWYSNFAIEKNYQYENYIIGELIPEIKIKFTESPFGIAGFSMGGYAAFKLGLKYIEIFKVIGSFSGAINLIRMSVNRRVIRLFKFIYIPKFLFTDVDKKQFVRVFGSWGYKILKEDPYSMIKYMKEDKLKNKYFYASVGIEDRVNHLMLQQWLDVMGRMKKNKYNFRGYLCDGETHTWDYVARDMANFLKFFNEKINK; from the coding sequence ATGATTATATTAGGGATATTTTATATAATAACTTATCCATATAAATCAAAACTTCTTAGGAAACTGAAAAGAGTTAACAGCTTTGAAGAAGTTGAATTTATAAAAAATTCAGATACAAACTATTCTAATATATCGCAAGAAGAAATTAATAAATATATAACTTTAGAAGAAAAAAATATTAAAAGTTCTTTTGTGAATGAAGAAATGAAATATACTATTATTTCCCCTAAAAATAAGATAAAAAATAATATTCCCTGTTTATTTCTTCTTCATGGATTGAGAGATGAAAATAATGATTGGCTGGAAAAAGGAAAATTATTAGAAAACTATATTTCTTTGTTGAAAAAAGGTGAAATAAATCCAATGATATTTATTTTAGTATCTTCTGGAGGAGATGGGCAAAGTTGGTATTCTAATTTTGCTATAGAAAAAAATTATCAGTATGAAAATTATATAATAGGAGAGCTTATTCCAGAAATAAAAATAAAGTTTACTGAATCACCTTTTGGAATAGCAGGTTTTTCCATGGGAGGATACGCAGCTTTTAAATTAGGGCTTAAATATATAGAGATTTTTAAAGTTATTGGTAGTTTTTCAGGCGCAATAAACCTCATAAGAATGAGTGTTAATAGAAGAGTTATAAGATTATTTAAATTTATTTATATTCCTAAATTTCTTTTTACTGATGTTGATAAAAAACAGTTTGTAAGAGTTTTTGGTTCATGGGGATATAAAATATTGAAAGAAGATCCATATAGTATGATAAAATATATGAAAGAGGATAAATTAAAAAATAAATATTTTTATGCTAGTGTAGGAATAGAAGACAGAGTAAATCATTTAATGCTTCAGCAATGGCTAGATGTAATGGGGAGAATGAAAAAGAATAAATATAATTTTAGAGGATATTTATGTGATGGAGAAACACATACTTGGGATTATGTAGCTAGAGATATGGCTAATTTTCTAAAATTTTTTAATGAAAAAATAAATAAGTAA